Part of the Benincasa hispida cultivar B227 chromosome 11, ASM972705v1, whole genome shotgun sequence genome, GAGATGACAGTGAGAGAGACATTAGATTTCTCTGGTCGTTGCTTGGGAGTTGGGACAAGATATCAACTTATGACTGAGCTCACAAGAAGAGAGAAACAAGCAGGCATTAAACCAGACCCTGAGATTGATGCCTTCATGAAGGCCATCTCTGTTTCAGGCCAAAAAGCAAGTTTGGTCACAGATTACGTTCTCAAGGTTAGCACTTTCGACTACTCTTCATTTTTCTAATACATTTCTATGCCTTTACTTTCACATTGTCCATATACGGGTTTGTATTTAAATTGTTAAATCACTAATCAACCCAAATTTACTAATGTGAAGTATTAAGGCTAAGtaaattcttgtattttttattttaattgatttttttaattcatctgTTATTTTTATGCTTATTTTTGTTATAGTAATGAGAGATTTTTTCACAACATAAACTTACCTAGTTTATTCAATTAAgattaagtttttgggttagtggtgatttgtgaagggtgaaTAACTTTTGTCACCTGAGCAAATGCATACGGCAAGGCGGAATACATTCCGGCAGCTCTTTCTCGATAGAAAGCCGTTCTTTCGATAGCAACCACAGACTGCACAGATGAAGCATTGGTAGCTCCAAGGAATATGACAGCAGAATATATAGCACCAATAACATTCAACACATCTTGTTGCTTGGTTCTGTTGAAGTACAGAAACGACAcaaacatttaaaaaacatcaataaaaTAGTAGGATGTCACAgacaaacaaaattaaataggcCAGTGAAGAAACCTTACAATTTTTGTCCCTTGTTCCAGAAAATTAGACCAAATAAGGTTCCAATAACTATTGTAATGAAGAAGCGTATGGCATTGTATTGAGTGTGTCTCCAATAAGATTGATGTTGTTTCCAGAAGCAAGCTTTGCATTGAAAGAAAAACGATTGCGAGTATTCGGTTGGGAAGTGTAGGTCTTTGGACCCTGGAGCTGGAGTACTAAGCTCCATTATAAGTTCTTGGTTCCTCCTGAAGTAATAATTTACCatgctaagaaaaaaaaaaatagaaactcgAGCTGATATGTGGACTTAAAGCACAATCATACATACCGATAAACAGGAGATTTAGCAAAAGTATCAGCAAAATCAATATCTAGTTGAGCCTCCATTGGAGGAGCAGTAACCTCAAGCATCCATGTAGCAGGATTCTGACCATTTTCAATCTTTGGAATCCCTGAATAGCCTACCATCAAACAGCCACCAAAATCAAGCACTTGAGTAGATAATGAAAACACACACATTACACATACATAACATATTAGAGAAACACGGGATTCCATCTCAAAGCCACATAGCAACAGAGGAATAACTCATGTATCTTAAAAGATTGTGAGTCTCTTCATCTTTCCGATGTGGGATCTTCAACATGTATCCTTCAAGATGGTGCACTTCTTTAGGTTTACCATTCTTAGGACATGTTCGAATTTTGGATCGATTACCCACTTGGACTTCATGGGCTATGATACCATATCAGATAAACATCAAGTTctatctcaaaaccaattgatAATGAGAGGAGTAATCTATgtgttttataaaaaaatgtgaagtcttttcatttttttgatgTAAGATCCTCATATAACAATCAAAACATATATACTCACTCAAAATATTCAATGAGTTTGCCAAGATCGCTCACCAAGAGGTCCGGCCATAAATCATTTGTCCACCACGTTTCATGAGCAATAACTACATTNNNNNNNNNNNNNNNNNNNNNNNNNNNNNNNNNNNNNNNNNNNNNNNNNNNNNNNNNNNNNNNNNNNNNNNNNNNNNNNNNNNNNNNNNNNNNNNNNNNNNNNNNNNNNNNNNNNNNNNNNNNNNNNNNNNNNNNNNNNNNNNNNNNNNNNNNNNNNNNNNNNNNNNNNNNNNNNNNNNNNNNNNNNNNNNNNNNNNNNNNNNNNNNNNNNNNNNNNNNNNNNNNNNNNNNNNNNNNNNNNNNNNNNNNNNNNNNNNNNNNNNNNNNNNNNNNNNNNNNNNNNNNNNNNNNNNNNNNNNNNNNNNNNNNNNNNNNNNNNNNNNNNNNNNNNNNNNNNNNNNNNNNNNNNNNNNNNNNNNNNNNNNNNNNNNNNNNNNNNNNNNNNNNNNNNNNNNNNNNNNNNNNNNNNNNNNNNNNNNNNNNNNNNNNNNNNNNNNNNNNNNNNNNNNNNNNNNNNNNNNNNNNNNNNNNNNNNNNNNNNNNNNNNNNNNNNNNNNNNNNNNNNNNNNNNNNNNNNNNNNNNNNNNNNNNNNNNNNNNNNNNNNNNNNNNNNNNNNNNNNNNNNNNNNNNNNNNNNNNNNNNNNNNNNNNNNNNNNNNNNNNNNNNNNNNNNNNNNNNNNNNNNNNNNNNNNNNNNNNNNNNNNNNNNNNNNNNNNNNNNNNNNNNNNNNNNNNNNNNNNNNNNNNNNNNNNNNNNNNNNNNNNNNNNNNNNNNNNNNNNNNNNNNNNNNNNNNNNNNNNNNNNNNNNNNNNNNNNNNNNNNNNNNNNNNNNNNNNNNNNNNNNNNNNNNNNNNNNNNNNNNNNNNNNNNNNNNNNNNNNNNNNNNNNNNNNNNNNNNNNNNNNNNNNNNNNNNNNNNNNNNNNNNNNNNNNNNNNNNNNNNNNNNNNNNNNNNNNNNNNNNNNNNNNNNNNNNNNNNNNNNNNNNNNNNNNNNNNNNNNNNNNNNNNNNNNNNNNNNNNNNNNNNNNNNNNNNNNNNNNNNNNNNNNNNNNNNNNNNNNNNNNNNNNNNNNNNNNNNNNNNNNNNNNNNNNNNNNNNNNNNNNNNNNNNNNNNNNNNNNNNNNNNNNNNNNNNNNNNNNNNNNNNNNNNNNNNNNNNNNNNNNNNNNNNNNNNNNNNNNNNNNNNNNNNNNNNNNNNNNNNNNNNNNNNNNNNNNNNNNNNNNNNNNNNNNNNNNNNNNNNNNNNNNNNNNNNNNNNNNNNNNNNNNNNNNNNNNNNNNNNNNNNNNNNNNNNNNNNNNNNNNNNNNNNNNNNNNNNNNNNNNNNNNNNNNNNNNNNNNNNNNNNNNNNNNNNNNNNNNNNNNNNNNNNNNNNNNNNNNNNNNNNNNNNNNNNNNNNNNNNNNNNNNNNNNNNNNNNNNNNNNNNNNNNNNNNNNNNNNNNNNNNNNNNNNNNNNNNNNNNNNNNNNNNNNNNNNNNNNNNNNNNNNNNNNNNNNNNNNNNNNNNNNNNNNNNNNNNNNNNNNNNNNNNNNNNNNNNNNNNNNNNNNNNNNNNNNNNNNNNNNNNNNNNNNNNNNNNNNNNNNNNNNNNNNNNNNNNNNNNNNNNNNNNNNNNNNNNNNNNNNNNNNNNNNNNNNNNNNNNNNNNNNNNNNNNNNNNNNNNNNNNNNNNNNNNNNNNNNNNNNNNNNNNNNNNNNNNNNNNNNNNNNNNNNNNNNNNNNNNNNNNNNNNNNNNNNNNNNNNNNNNNNNNNNNNNNNNNNNNNNNNNNNNNNNNNNNNNNNNNNNNNNNNNNNNNNNNNNNNNNNNNNNNNNNNNNNNNNNNNNNNNNNNNNNNNNNNNNNNNNNNNNNNNNNNNNNNNNNNNNNNNNNNNNNNNNNNNNNNNNNNNNNNNNNNNNNNNNNNNNNNNNNNNNNNNNNNNNNNNNNNNNNNNNNNNNNNNNNNNNNNNNNNNNNNNNNNNNNNNNNNNNNNNNNNNNNNNNNNNNNNNNNNNNNNNNNNNNNNNNNNNNNNNNNNNNNNNNNNNNNNNNNNNNNNNNNNNNNNNNNNNNNNNNNNNNNNNNNNNNNNNNNNNNNNNNNNNNNNNNNNNNNNNNNNNNNNNNNNNNNNNNNNNNNNNNNNNNNNNNNNNNNNNNNNNNNNNNNNNNNNNNNNNNNNNNNNNNNNNNNNNNNNNNNNNNNNNNNNNNNNNNNNNNNNNNNNNNNNNNNNNNNNNNNNNNNNNNNNNNNNNNNNNNNNNNNNNNNNNNNNNNNNNNNNNNNNNNNNNNNNNNNNNNNNNNNNNNNNNNNNNNNNNNNNNNNNNNNNNNNNNNNNNNNNNNNNNNNNNNNNNNNNNNNNNNNNNNNNNNNNNNNNNNNNNNNNNNNNNNNNNNNNNNNNNNNNNNNNNNNNNNNNNNNNNNNNNNNNNNNNNNNNNNNNNNNNNNNNNNNNNNNNNNNNNNNNNNNNNNNNNNNNNNNNNNNNNNNNNNNNNNNNNNNNNNNNNNNNNNNNNNNNNNNNNNNNNNNNNNNNNNNNNNNNNNNNNNNNNNNNNNNNNNNNNNNNNNNNNNNNNNNNNNNNNNNNNNNNNNNNNNNNNNNNNNNNNNNNNNNNNNNNNNNNNNNNNNNNNNNNNNNNNNNNNNNNNNNNNNNNNNNNNNNNNNNNNNNNNNNNNNNNNNNNNNNNNNNNNNNNNNNNNNNNNNNNNNNNNNNNNNNNNNNNNNNNNNNNNNNNNNNNNNNNNNNNNNNNNNNNNNNNNNNNNNNNNNNNNNNNNNNNNNNNNNNNNNNNNNNNNNNNNNNNNNNNNNNNNNNNNNNNNNNNNNNNNNNNNNNNNNNNNNNNNNNNNNNNNNNNNNNNNNNNNNNNNNNNNNNNNNNNNNNNNNNNNNNNNNNNNNNNNNNNNNNNNNNNNNNNNNNNNNNNNNNNNNNNNNNNNNNNNNNNNNNNNNNNNNNNNNNNNNNNNNNNNNNNNNNNNNNNNNNNNNNNNNNNNNNNNNNNNNNNNNNNNNNNNNNNNNNNNNNNNNNNNNNNNNNNNNNNNNNNNNNNNNNNNNNNNNNNNNNNNNNNNNNNNNNNNNNNNNNNNNNNNNNNNNNNNNNNNNNNNNNNNNNNNNNNNNNNNNNNNNNNNNNNNNNNNNNNNNNNNNNNNNNNNNNNNNNNNNNNNNNNNNNNNNNNNNNNNNNNNNNNNNNNNNNNNNNNNNNNNNNNNNNNNNNNNNNNNNNNNNNNNNNNNNNNNNNNNNNNNNNNNNNNNNNNNNNNNNNNNNNNNNNNNNNNNNNNNNNNNNNNNNNNNNNNNNNNNNNNNNNNNNNNNNNNNNNNNNNNNNNNNNNNNNNNNNNNNNNNNNNNNNNNNNNNNNNNNNNNNNNNNNNNNNNNNNNNNNNNNNNNNNNNNNNNNNNNNNNNNNNNNNNNNNNNNNNNNNNNNNNNNNNNNNNNNNNNNNNNNNNNNNNNNNNNNNNNNNNNNNNNNNNNNNNNNNNNNNNNNNNNNNNNNNNNNNNNNNNNNNNNNNNNNNNNNNNNNNNNNNNNNNNNNNNNNNNNNNNNNNNNNNNNNNNNNNNNNNNNNNNNNNNNNNNNNNNNNNNNNNNNNNNNNNNNNNNNNNNNNNNNNNNNNNNNNNNNNNNNNNNNNNNNNNNNNNNNNNNNNNNNNNNNNNNNNNNNNNNNNNNNNNNNNNNNNNNNNNNNNNNNNNNNNNNNNNNNNNNNNNNNNNNNNNNNNNNNNNNNNNNNNNNNNNNNNNNNNNNNNNNNNNNNNNNNNNNNNNNNNNNNNNNNNNNNNNNNNNNNNNNNNNNNNNNNNNNNNNNNNNNNNNNNNNNNNNNNNNNNNNNNNNNNNNNNNNNNNNNNNNNNNNNNNNNNNNNNNNNNNNNNNNNNNNNNNNNNNNNNNNNNNNNNNNNNNNNNNNNNNNNNNNNNNNNNNNNNNNNNNNNNNNNNNNNNNNNNNNNNNNNNNNNNNNNNNNNNNNNNNNNNNNNNNNNNNNNNNNNNNNNNNNNNNNNNNNNNNNNNNNNNNNNNNNNNNNNNNNNNNNNNNNNNNNNNNNNNNNNNNNNNNNNNNNNNNNNNNNNNNNNNNNNNNNNNNNNNNNNNNNNNNNNNNNNNNNNNNNNNNNNNNNNNNNNNNNNNNNNNNNNNNNNNNNNNNNNNNNNNNNNNNNNNNNNNNNNNNNNNNNNNNNNNNNNNNNNNNNNNNNNNNNNNNNNNNNNNNNNNNNNNNNNNNNNNNNNNNNNNNNNNNNNNNNNNNNNNNNNNNNNNNNNNNNNNNNNNNNNNNNNNNNNNNNNNNNNNNNNNNNNNNNNNNNNNNNNNNNNNNNNNNNNNNNNNNNNNNNNNNNNNNNNNNNNNNNNNNNNNNNNNNNNNNNNNNNNNNNNNNNNNNNNNNNNNNNNNNNNNNNNNNNNNNNNNNNNNNNNNNNNNNNNNNNNNNNNNNNNNNNNNNNNNNNNNNNNNNNNNNNNNNNNNNNNNNNNNNNNNNNNNNNNNNNNNNNNNNNNNNNNNNNNNNNNNNNNNNNNNNNNNNNNNNNNNNNNNNNNNNNNNNNNNNNNNNNNNNNNNNNNNNNNNNNNNNNNNNNNNNNNNNNNNNNNNNNNNNNNNNNNNNNNNNNNNNNNNNNNNNNNNNNNNNNNNNNNNNNNNNNNNNNNNNNNNNNNNNNNNNNNNNNNNNNNNNNNNNNNNNNNNNNNNNNNNNNNNNNNNNNNNNNNNNNNNNNNNNNNNNNNNNNNNNNNNNNNNNNNNNNNNNNNNNNNNNNNNNNNNNNNNNNNNNNNNNNNNNNNNNNNNNNNNNNNNNNNNNNNNNNNNNNNNNNNNNNNNNNNNNNNNNNNNNNNNNNNNNNNNNNNNNNNNNNNNNNNNNNNNNNNNNNNNNNNNNNNNNNNNNNNNNNNNNNNNNNNNNNNNNNNNNNNNNNNNNNNNNNNNNNNNNNNNNNNNNNNNNNNNNNNNNNNNNNNNNNNNNNNNNNNNNNNNNNNNNNNNNNNNNNNNNNNNNNNNNNNNNNNNNNNNNNNNNNNNNNNNNNNNNNNNNNNNNNNNNNNNNNNNNNNNNNNNNNNNNNNNNNNNNNNNNNNNNNNNNNNNNNNNNNNNNNNNNNNNNNNNNNNNNNNNNNNNNNNNNNNNNNNNNNNNNNNNNNNNNNNNNNNNNNNNNNNNNNNNNNNNNNNNNNNNNNNNNNNNNNNNNNNNNNNNNNNNNNNNNNNNNNNNNNNNNNNNNNNNNNNNNNNNNNNNNNNNNNNNNNNNNNNNNNNNNNNNNNNNNNNNNNNNNNNNNNNNNNNNNNNNNNNNNNNNNNNNNNNNNNNNNNNNNNNNNNNNNNNNNNNNNNNNNNNNNNNNNNNNNNNNNNNNNNNNNNNNNNNNNNNNNNNNNNNNNNNNNNNNNNNNNNNNNNNNNNNNNNNNNNNNNNNNNNNNNNNNNNNNNNNNNNNNNNNNNNNNNNNNNNNNNNNNNNNNNNNNNNNNNNNNNNNNNNNNNNNNNNNNNNNNNNNNNNNNNNNNNNNNNNNNNNNNNNNNNNNNNNNNNNNNNNNNNNNNNNNNNNNNNNNNNNNNNNNNNNNNNNNNNNNNNNNNNNNNNNNNNNNNNNNNNNNNNNNNNNNNNNNNNNNNNNNNNNNNNNNNNNNNNNNNNNNNNNNNNNNNNNNNNNNNNNNNNNNNNNNNNNNNNNNNNNNNNNNNNNNNNNNNNNNNNNNNNNNNNNNNNNNNNNNNNNNNNNNNNNNNNNNNNNNNNNNNNNNNNNNNNNNNNNNNNNNNNNNNNNNNNNNNNNNNNNNNNNNNNNNNNNNNNNNNNNNNNNNNNNNNNNNNNNNNNNNNNNNNNNNNNNNNNNNNNNNNNNNNNNNNNNNNNNNNNNNNNNNNNNNNNNNNNNNNNNNNNNNNNNNNNNNNNNNNNNNNNNNNNNNNNNNNNNNNNNNNNNNNNNNNNNNNNNNNNNNNNNNNNNNNNNNNNNNNNNNNNNNNNNNNNNNNNNNNNNNNNNNNNNNNNNNNNNNNNNNNNNNNNNNNNNNNNNNNNNNNNNNNNNNNNNNNNNNNNNNNNNNNNNNNNNNNNNNNNNNNNNNNNNNNNNNNNNNNNNNNNNNNNNNNNNNNNNNNNNNNNNNNNNNNNNNNNNNNNNNNNNNNNNNNNNNNNNNNNNNNNNNNNNNNNNNNNNNNNNNNNNNNNNNNNNNNNNNNNNNNNNNNNNNNNNNNNNNNNNNNNNNNNNNNNNNNNNNNNNNNNNNNNNNNNNNNNNNNNNNNNNNNNNNNNNNNNNNNNNNNNNNNNNNNNNNNNNNNNNNNNNNNNNNNNNNNNNNNNNNNNNNNNNNNNNNNNNNNNNNNNNNNNNNNNNNNNNNNNNNNNNNNNNNNNNNNNNNNNNNNNNNNNNNNNNNNNNNNNNNNNNNNNNNNNNNNNNNNNNNNNNNNNNNNNNNNNNNNNNNNNNNNAAGTGTTTATAATTAGGATAACTTTGAAATCAAAGCTATAGACTAGTACTTGGAGCTTATCACTTTCTTAAATCTTTCATTGTAAGATTGCTTTCTTCTAAGTTCTAAGATTTTGTCCAAATCCTACCGTTCaatctttttaatatatttttaactcTTGCTCAAGTGTGGGCAACATGAGATCCAACATGTAGTACATTATATGAAATAAGAAGGTGAAGATTATACTACTAAGGTTTTATGTAAAAACTCCTACCATGTTAATCATAACTAGATGGTAGATTAAGTTTAAGATGAATATAATCTAACTAAAGATTAAAccccctttttttttgtttgcagGTGGCAATTGAGACTATCTATGTTTCTGTTCAATCTGTAATTTATAGTCTCATTATTTATAGCATGATTGGATTTGAGTGGAAATTGGGGAAGTTTCTGCTGTTCTGTTACTTAGGTTTGATGTGTTTCACATACTTCACTCTGTATGGGATGATGGTTGTAGCATTGACTCCAAACCACCACATTGCAGCCATTGTCGTGTCCTTCTTTATTGGCTTTTGGAACTTGTTCGCTGGTTTTCTCATTCCTCGACCGGTAAATGACGTCCAAATTTGATATTTCGATCTTCGatcctttttttaatttctcgAACTCATGGTTAAACCAACACTTGTAGGTAATCCCCATTTGGTGGAGATGGTATTATTGGGCTAATCCTGTGGCTTGGACTATATATGGAATTATAGCTTCTCAAGTTGGTGACAGAGACAATCTTGTTCAGATACCAGGATTTGGTAATGTAGGATTAAAGATGTTCCTTAAAGAAGGGTTCGGGTACGACCACGACTTCATCCCAGTTGTCGTCGCAACTCATGTTGTCTGGgttctcatcttcttctttgtgTTTGCCTATGGAATCAAATTCCTTAACTTCCAAAGGAGATAGGCAATACTTGTTATGTGGAATTTGTTAGTTCATTACATTTTTACTTATAGCCTTTGTATCGTAGGAACTCAATTATTTCAGAGTGATAAATGAGGAAAGAAAACAAATTCCCCTCTTTCCTTGCTCATCTTTGTCCTCTTCACAGTGCCTAAAAGCACTTTTCACATTTTGTGTGATGTTTGactttgtaataaaaaaatattttttttctatctatattatttattttttggtcTAGGGATATTGTGGGGTTTGCgactaaaaaaacattaattttataatttattaattcattGCACTGTAATCTAGGACTTCACAACTTCACTCTTTGTTTCAAACGCCTAagaataaaacatatatttagtAAAAGTTTTTTGAACttataattaaaacacttttaagatATACTTGGAAGGattgaaaagaagtttaaatttttttaaaaaaaaatctttgagaACCAGAAACCACCTTCATCTTATGCATCTTTTAGAAGGCATTTGAGGCAagaagttagttattatagtcttaggttattatagttgggttataataatttgtgtttaagttgtagattattttaatttagattataatagtatattttaactattttagtttgagaaggaaatagtaaatattggagcaaataataaaaaaaatgataaatttataatagtaaaaattgtagcaaataataaatatattgtagTAAATGAAAGTcttgaaatagtgttgattgtagttaattaaagattttgaaatagtatttactgtaaCAATAggtagttattatagtcttatgATAACTTTGCCTCAAATGTCTCCAGATCAAATCCTATAGGGATGCAAACTAAAAAGAAGACCTAATGAAAATAACTTAATTGAATTTTTTGGTAAGTTGGAGCAAAATGTAAAAATGTTATTTAGGGTGTATTTGGAGTGATAGTTGGAGTagtgattttagaaaaagagaTCTAGGTATAATTGATTctgtaaaattgatttttaaacaatCAAGTTTATGTTTGGTTCAACTTTTTAGGGTGGTTTTTTAGCTCGCTTGGattgatttcaaaaaaaaaatatatatatattgttcaaaaaattcatttttattttaacacatttgataaaaattgattaaaatacatttgaaaaatgattttgagtAGTTGTCAAATATCCTAATTTAttccaaaataacttattttttaaatcaagcACTTTAAAATGTATTCCAGCACaccct contains:
- the LOC120090769 gene encoding ABC transporter G family member 34-like, whose amino-acid sequence is MYPSRWCTSLGLPFLGHVRILDRLPTWTSWAMIPYQINIKLNPLFFCLQVAIETIYVSVQSVIYSLIIYSMIGFEWKLGKFLLFCYLGLMCFTYFTLYGMMVVALTPNHHIAAIVVSFFIGFWNLFAGFLIPRPVIPIWWRWYYWANPVAWTIYGIIASQVGDRDNLVQIPGFGNVGLKMFLKEGFGYDHDFIPVVVATHVVWVLIFFFVFAYGIKFLNFQRR
- the LOC120090768 gene encoding pleiotropic drug resistance protein 2-like, encoding MCVFSLSTQVLDFGGCLMVGYSGIPKIENGQNPATWMLEVTAPPMEAQLDIDFADTFAKSPVYRRNQELIMELSTPAPGSKDLHFPTEYSQSFFFQCKACFWKQHQSYWRHTQYNAIRFFITIVIGTLFGLIFWNKGQKLTKQQDVLNVIGAIYSAVIFLGATNASSVQSVVAIERTAFYRERAAGMYSALPYAFAQVTKVIHPSQITTNPKT